In one Siniperca chuatsi isolate FFG_IHB_CAS linkage group LG14, ASM2008510v1, whole genome shotgun sequence genomic region, the following are encoded:
- the LOC122888722 gene encoding oligodendrocyte-myelin glycoprotein-like isoform X2, with product MIRHVILKLSPNEALLELLLVLLLGLHVLAVCPSMCSCSRSHREVDCSWRGLRQLPDGLQHNMRSLNLSHNRFHNLDGQLTAYTHLRFLDMSHNRLSHLPTGLPRSLWHLYAASNRLQLLDKNDTVYQWNLRILDLSNNKLERAIFINNTLTNLCTVNLSHNHFWTLPTNMPVHLETIDLSHNLLVKVLPGSLDRLLRLTHFYLHANRFSTLPFGVLDKMTSLRVITLGDNPWACHLYADITYLLSWTQHTPARVLGCPCHTQPVCGGVHPGRTRGWHFASYNLPPLAASAMPSQASVTGWWYLSVSALLSTPHTPKETTQHHPFTATPISISTLPPRSTGTRLTINHLSAAEHMLHTDSHLISGTEEASPTDSLHNTHTSFFSDTSFITETPIRADMTLATDRFFTTESSSVQTKKTTTLRTRSVRRQNQSLPSGVSNSSPALATCSSLPFLHNLGLLSLILQQVL from the coding sequence GCATGTGATACTGAAGCTCTCTCCTAATGAGGCCCTTTTGGAACTGCTGCTTGTGTTGTTGCTGGGGTTGCATGTCCTAGCCGTGTGCCCCTCCATGTGCTCCTGCAGCCGCAGCCACAGGGAGGTAGACTGCTCCTGGAGGGGTCTGAGACAGTTGCCTGATGGCTTGCAGCACAACATGCGCTCCCTCAACTTGTCCCACAACCGATTTCACAACCTGGATGGCCAGCTCACCGCATACACCCATCTCCGCTTCCTTGATATGTCTCACAACCGGCTGAGCCACCTGCCCACCGGCTTGCCTCGTTCCCTCTGGCACCTCTACGCCGCCTCCAACCGCCTCCAGTTGCTGGACAAGAACGATACGGTCTACCAGTGGAATCTGCGAATACTTGACCTCTCCAACAACAAGCTGGAGCGGGCCATCTTCATCAACAATACACTGACCAATCTGTGCACGGTCAACCTAAGCCACAATCACTTCTGGACTTTGCCCACCAACATGCCTGTACACCTGGAAACCATTGACCTGTCCCACAACTTGCTTGTGAAGGTACTGCCAGGCTCTCTGGACCGGCTCCTCAGACTAACTCACTTCTATCTGCATGCTAACCGCTTTTCCACGCTGCCCTTTGGAGTGTTGGACAAGATGACATCACTTAGAGTCATCACTCTAGGAGACAACCCTTGGGCCTGTCACCTTTATGCCGACATCACCTACTTACTCTCCTGGACTCAGCATACCCCTGCCCGCGTCCTGGGCTGCCCCTGCCACACCCAGCCTGTCTGTGGAGGGGTCCACCCTGGCAGGACCAGAGGGTGGCACTTTGCCTCCTACAACCTGCCCCCCCTGGCAGCGAGTGCCATGCCCTCTCAGGCTAGTGTCACTGGGTGGTGGTACTTGTCTGTTTCTGCTCTGCTAAGCACCCCACACACCCCCAAAGAGACCACACAGCACCATCCCTTCACAGCCACACCCATCAGCATCTCCACTCTGCCACCCAGAAGCACAGGCACACGCCTAACTATTAATCACCTTTCTGCCGCAGAGCACATGCTCCACACTGATTCCCATCTCATCTCTGGCACAGAGGAAGCCTCACCCACTGACTCACTCCACAACACCCACACATCCTTTTTTTCTGACACAAGCTTCATTACTGAAACACCCATCAGGGCTGACATGACGCTGGCCACAGACCGATTCTTTACAACAGAGAGCTCCTCCGTCCAAACAAAGAAGACAACCACTCTTCGTACCAGGAGTGTGAGGAGGCAGAATCAGTCCCTTCCGAGTGGCGTCAGCAACAGCAGCCCGGCTCTTGCTACCTGCTCCTCGCTCCCTTTCCTACACAACCTGGGGCTTCTGTCTCTCATTCTGCAACAAGTCCTCTGA
- the LOC122888722 gene encoding oligodendrocyte-myelin glycoprotein-like isoform X1 translates to MISRHVILKLSPNEALLELLLVLLLGLHVLAVCPSMCSCSRSHREVDCSWRGLRQLPDGLQHNMRSLNLSHNRFHNLDGQLTAYTHLRFLDMSHNRLSHLPTGLPRSLWHLYAASNRLQLLDKNDTVYQWNLRILDLSNNKLERAIFINNTLTNLCTVNLSHNHFWTLPTNMPVHLETIDLSHNLLVKVLPGSLDRLLRLTHFYLHANRFSTLPFGVLDKMTSLRVITLGDNPWACHLYADITYLLSWTQHTPARVLGCPCHTQPVCGGVHPGRTRGWHFASYNLPPLAASAMPSQASVTGWWYLSVSALLSTPHTPKETTQHHPFTATPISISTLPPRSTGTRLTINHLSAAEHMLHTDSHLISGTEEASPTDSLHNTHTSFFSDTSFITETPIRADMTLATDRFFTTESSSVQTKKTTTLRTRSVRRQNQSLPSGVSNSSPALATCSSLPFLHNLGLLSLILQQVL, encoded by the coding sequence CAGGCATGTGATACTGAAGCTCTCTCCTAATGAGGCCCTTTTGGAACTGCTGCTTGTGTTGTTGCTGGGGTTGCATGTCCTAGCCGTGTGCCCCTCCATGTGCTCCTGCAGCCGCAGCCACAGGGAGGTAGACTGCTCCTGGAGGGGTCTGAGACAGTTGCCTGATGGCTTGCAGCACAACATGCGCTCCCTCAACTTGTCCCACAACCGATTTCACAACCTGGATGGCCAGCTCACCGCATACACCCATCTCCGCTTCCTTGATATGTCTCACAACCGGCTGAGCCACCTGCCCACCGGCTTGCCTCGTTCCCTCTGGCACCTCTACGCCGCCTCCAACCGCCTCCAGTTGCTGGACAAGAACGATACGGTCTACCAGTGGAATCTGCGAATACTTGACCTCTCCAACAACAAGCTGGAGCGGGCCATCTTCATCAACAATACACTGACCAATCTGTGCACGGTCAACCTAAGCCACAATCACTTCTGGACTTTGCCCACCAACATGCCTGTACACCTGGAAACCATTGACCTGTCCCACAACTTGCTTGTGAAGGTACTGCCAGGCTCTCTGGACCGGCTCCTCAGACTAACTCACTTCTATCTGCATGCTAACCGCTTTTCCACGCTGCCCTTTGGAGTGTTGGACAAGATGACATCACTTAGAGTCATCACTCTAGGAGACAACCCTTGGGCCTGTCACCTTTATGCCGACATCACCTACTTACTCTCCTGGACTCAGCATACCCCTGCCCGCGTCCTGGGCTGCCCCTGCCACACCCAGCCTGTCTGTGGAGGGGTCCACCCTGGCAGGACCAGAGGGTGGCACTTTGCCTCCTACAACCTGCCCCCCCTGGCAGCGAGTGCCATGCCCTCTCAGGCTAGTGTCACTGGGTGGTGGTACTTGTCTGTTTCTGCTCTGCTAAGCACCCCACACACCCCCAAAGAGACCACACAGCACCATCCCTTCACAGCCACACCCATCAGCATCTCCACTCTGCCACCCAGAAGCACAGGCACACGCCTAACTATTAATCACCTTTCTGCCGCAGAGCACATGCTCCACACTGATTCCCATCTCATCTCTGGCACAGAGGAAGCCTCACCCACTGACTCACTCCACAACACCCACACATCCTTTTTTTCTGACACAAGCTTCATTACTGAAACACCCATCAGGGCTGACATGACGCTGGCCACAGACCGATTCTTTACAACAGAGAGCTCCTCCGTCCAAACAAAGAAGACAACCACTCTTCGTACCAGGAGTGTGAGGAGGCAGAATCAGTCCCTTCCGAGTGGCGTCAGCAACAGCAGCCCGGCTCTTGCTACCTGCTCCTCGCTCCCTTTCCTACACAACCTGGGGCTTCTGTCTCTCATTCTGCAACAAGTCCTCTGA